The genomic window GCTTCGTGGACTCCGTTTTGGGGAGCGGCCCGAGCCGCAGCTTCTTGGTCGTGCTCATCGTGAATTCCCTTTATTGAAAAAGAGCGGCTGGTACGGACGCAACACCAGGTCGCGGTTCACGATGATCCGCACCGGCAGGCCCGGTCGTTCGGTCAAGGTGGGTTGGATGTTCATGTTGCGCCGAGTCATCTCTTGCCCAACCTGATTGATGCTGTCCTGGGCGCTATCGCGCCCGGCGATGATGACGCGATCGCCGTCCTGGCGGTTCTCCGGCGCGGCCAGCTCGGCGCCGATGCCCAGCAGCGTGGTCAGTGCCGCACCGGCAAAGATGCGATCCCAATGCCAGTCCACGTCGTCTTCCAGGCCGGCATACCCGGCCGGATCGGTGCCGACGAGGTTGTCGAGCGTGAGCGATGACGTGTCGGGCAGGATGATCCGGTTCCACACCACCTGCACGCGGCTCTGCCCGTAGCTGACCGAGCTGTTGTAGCGCCCGAGGATGCGCGAACCCTGCGGAATCAGCAGGAAACGCCCGGTGGCCGTGTCATAGACCGGCTCCGTCACCGTGGCGATCACGTCACCCGGCAGGTCGGACTTGATGCCCGTCACCAGCGCACCGGCGACCACCGTTCCGGCCATGACCTGGTACGGCGAGGTCGGCAGGGTCAGATTGCCGGAATTACGGGTTTCCGTGGAACCGCCTTTCAGGAAAGCCTCTTTCTGGTCTTGTCGGTTCTGCACGGCGGTCGGGTCGGCCGGCTGGGCCGCCGTCGAGGTCGGCCCGGCGGCCATCGGGTCGAACGCCGCATTGGCGGCGAAGCCCGGCGCGGCGGCGACCTGCGACTGTGCGACCGGCGCAGCCGCCTGCGCACCCGAACGGAAGAACACGGACGAAGCCGCGGCCGCTTCAGCTTCCTTGCGCAGCGCATCGTTGGGGTCATGGCCGGGGGCTGCATAGGCGGCCGTCACCGGCTGCTGCGACTTGACGATGGCCGGGCCGAGATCGCCCGGCAGCGGCGGCCCCAGCTCGGGAACGGCGGGCGGCAGCTTTGAGTAGTCCGCCGGCAGCGCATCCAGTCCTTCGGATTTCGACACGCGATCGACGTTGTAAAGCTCGGTCTGTTCGCCCGCACCGCGCCGCTGCGGTTGCAGCGACCACATCAGCGCGCCGAGCACGGCGATCGACAGGCCGCCGGCGAGGATGGCCAACGTGCGCCGGTTCAGTCGCGTGACCGGGCGCGGCTGGGCGCGCAGCGCCACCGCCTCGGGCGCGATTTTGCCCGCCGCCTGTGGCGCGGCGAGGTCGGGAGTGTCGTCCTGGCTCATCGTCAGTTCCTCCGTGCTACGCCATCGGTGCGCTCGATGCGTACCACGTCGCCACCATCCCCGCCCAAGCGCAGTTCGGCCGCGCCGAACAGCCGATCCACGATGTAATACGGCGAGCGGAAACGGTAGTTCACCAGTTGCCCGTCGCCTTCCGGCCCGATCACAAACAGCGGCGGCAGCTCGCCTTGCGCGATGCCCGGCGGAAACTGGATATAGACCTTTTCGCCGTCGTCGAAGGCGCGCAGCGGCTTCCACGACGGATTGCTGCCCGACACCGCGTAGCGGAAGCGGATCTTCTCCAGCGACAGGCCGGTATCGACCGGCGCGGCGGCGCTGGCCGCCTGCGCATGGCGCTGTAAAGCCAGCATCCGATCTTTCGGATAGTCCCAGGACACCGAGGCCATCCACGCCTTTTCCGTCGAAGTCAGCTCCAGCAAGTACGTCCGGCGGCTGGTGGTGATGACCAGATTGGTTTTCAGGCCCGAGCGAATGGGCTTGACCAGCACATTGACGCGCAGCGCGTCGCCGCTGCCGCTGGACGTGTCGCCGACGATCCAGCGCACGGTATCGCCAGCGGCGACCGTCACCAGTTCCTCGCCGGGCTGCAAGGAAACCACGGTCACGCGCCCCTGCGCGGCATAGACCTGATAGAGCGCGCCGTCGGTGAAGGGCCATACCTGAATCGCGTTGACGTAACCCTCGCGGGTCGGCGCGATGCGCGCCTCGGCATTCGCACGCGAGACACGCACCTTCTCGTCGGCCGGCTCCGGCGCGGCCGGGGCCGTGTCCACCTCGGGCAGCGGCTTCAACTGTGCCGGCAGCGCCAGTGGCTCGGGCACGGCCACGACTTCGACCGGCTTGGGCGGCTCTGGCAGCGGTTGCGCCTGCACCGGCTCATCGAGCGAAATGGTCGGCGGCGGCTTGCCCTGCGAGGCGCAGCCCGCCAGGGCCAGCAGGATCAACGGCAAAACGGATTTACGGAAAAGTGCATTCATGGCTTGGCTCCTTCGGAAGAATCCAGTTCGCGGCTCCACGCCAGGCCATTGACGTAGATGCCCAGGGGGTTGCGGCGCAGGCGTTCTTCGGTGCGCGGGGCTTGCAGGACGATGGACACCACGGCCGTCCACCGCTCCAGCCCGGCGGCCGCGCCATTGACGTAGCGGCGTTCCGTCCAGCGCACGTTGAAAGACGTGTCGCTGGCGCGGACGACACTGGTGATCTGCACCGTCACCGACTCCTTGCCGATGCGCACGAATGGGTCATTTGTGCGGGCGTAGTCGTTGAGCACGGCCGCGCCCTTGTCGGTGGTGTAGTCGTAGGCATCCAGCCAGTTCTGCCGCACAACGATGGGATCGACAG from Stenotrophomonas nitritireducens includes these protein-coding regions:
- a CDS encoding TrbI/VirB10 family protein, which codes for MSQDDTPDLAAPQAAGKIAPEAVALRAQPRPVTRLNRRTLAILAGGLSIAVLGALMWSLQPQRRGAGEQTELYNVDRVSKSEGLDALPADYSKLPPAVPELGPPLPGDLGPAIVKSQQPVTAAYAAPGHDPNDALRKEAEAAAASSVFFRSGAQAAAPVAQSQVAAAPGFAANAAFDPMAAGPTSTAAQPADPTAVQNRQDQKEAFLKGGSTETRNSGNLTLPTSPYQVMAGTVVAGALVTGIKSDLPGDVIATVTEPVYDTATGRFLLIPQGSRILGRYNSSVSYGQSRVQVVWNRIILPDTSSLTLDNLVGTDPAGYAGLEDDVDWHWDRIFAGAALTTLLGIGAELAAPENRQDGDRVIIAGRDSAQDSINQVGQEMTRRNMNIQPTLTERPGLPVRIIVNRDLVLRPYQPLFFNKGNSR
- the trbG gene encoding P-type conjugative transfer protein TrbG; this translates as MNALFRKSVLPLILLALAGCASQGKPPPTISLDEPVQAQPLPEPPKPVEVVAVPEPLALPAQLKPLPEVDTAPAAPEPADEKVRVSRANAEARIAPTREGYVNAIQVWPFTDGALYQVYAAQGRVTVVSLQPGEELVTVAAGDTVRWIVGDTSSGSGDALRVNVLVKPIRSGLKTNLVITTSRRTYLLELTSTEKAWMASVSWDYPKDRMLALQRHAQAASAAAPVDTGLSLEKIRFRYAVSGSNPSWKPLRAFDDGEKVYIQFPPGIAQGELPPLFVIGPEGDGQLVNYRFRSPYYIVDRLFGAAELRLGGDGGDVVRIERTDGVARRN
- the trbF gene encoding conjugal transfer protein TrbF, producing the protein MRFKRPQVRYADTPQPATPYQSAAQVWDDRIGSARVQAKNWRLMAFGCLVLALLMAGGLVWHSAQSIVTPYVIEVDQAGQVRAVGEAATPYRPADAHIAHHLARFVGLVRSLSVDPIVVRQNWLDAYDYTTDKGAAVLNDYARTNDPFVRIGKESVTVQITSVVRASDTSFNVRWTERRYVNGAAAGLERWTAVVSIVLQAPRTEERLRRNPLGIYVNGLAWSRELDSSEGAKP